A region from the Lolium perenne isolate Kyuss_39 chromosome 4, Kyuss_2.0, whole genome shotgun sequence genome encodes:
- the LOC127346860 gene encoding mitochondrial import inner membrane translocase subunit TIM17-2 — MTHRDPGLHAQRPQAPARIPFPDCIPIDAGAGFILGGTGGSVFHFLKALGSSPSGRRLAGGAQAVRANAPRLAGTWTGLFVAFSAVESAMYYARRKEDPWNDIVAFACMRGLHRRRKGLKAAAGSALVGAAFWGLVEVAQIGLDAIIADRHRKDRLPAACSDEDAR; from the coding sequence ATGACCCACCGAGATCCAGGGTTGCACGCGCAGAGGCCGCAGGCGCCGGCGCGGATACCGTTCCCGGACTGCATCCCGATTGACGCGGGcgccggcttcatcctcggtgGCACGGGCGGGTCCGTGTTCCACTTCCTCAAGGCCCTCGGCAGCTCGCCCAGCGGTCGCCGCCTCGCCGGCGGCGCGCAGGCCGTCCGCGCGAACGCGCCCCGCCTCGCGGGGACTTGGACCGGCCTGTTTGTCGCCTTCTCCGCCGTCGAATCGGCCATGTACTACGCGCGCCGGAAGGAGGACCCGTGGAACGACATCGTCGCCTTCGCCTGCATGAGAGGCCTCCACCGTAGGCGCAAGGGGCTCAAGGCCGCCGCCGGATCCGCGCTCGTCGGCGCCGCTTTCTGGGGCCTCGTCGAGGTTGCGCAGATAGGTTTGGACGCCATCATCGCAGATCGGCACCGGAAAGATCGGCTACCTGCTGCTTGCTCGGACGAGGATGCCCGATGA